Proteins from one Acidobacteriota bacterium genomic window:
- the nusB gene encoding transcription antitermination factor NusB, which produces MGTRRKSREFALQMLFQLDMGKQTSEHVRKTFWGERKDVEEEVRGFADDLFRIAHDRAPEIDEHIQKHAEHWRVDRMAAVDRNVLRAAVAEFLGYPQTPKPVVINEYLEVARKFSSPEAVHFINGVLDSIAKEIQPAR; this is translated from the coding sequence ATGGGCACACGCCGCAAATCCCGCGAATTCGCGCTGCAAATGCTGTTCCAGCTCGATATGGGCAAGCAGACCTCGGAGCACGTCCGCAAGACCTTCTGGGGCGAGCGCAAGGACGTGGAGGAAGAGGTCCGCGGGTTCGCCGACGACCTCTTCCGCATCGCGCACGACCGCGCCCCCGAGATCGACGAACACATCCAGAAGCATGCCGAGCACTGGCGCGTAGACCGCATGGCCGCGGTCGACCGCAACGTGCTGCGCGCGGCCGTCGCCGAGTTCCTCGGCTATCCGCAGACGCCCAAGCCGGTCGTGATCAACGAGTACCTCGAGGTCGCGCGCAAGTTCTCTTCTCCGGAAGCGGTGCACTTCATCAACGGGGTGCTCGATTCCATCGCCAAAGAGATCCAGCCCGCGCGCTGA